Proteins from a genomic interval of Halopseudomonas litoralis:
- a CDS encoding ABC transporter ATP-binding protein, whose amino-acid sequence MFRWFERRLDPFPAQEPSEPPGTLLAFCLHYTRGSWPFLIIAALLMASIAITEVWLFSFLGNIVDWLSNQNRSTFLQNEGWKLTGMFLVVMGLLPLLILTNSLFSYQTLMGNYPMRIRWLVHRYLLKQSMAFYQDEFAGRIATKMMQTALAVRECVIKLIDVLNYVVVYFLGTLLVVGLADWRLMGPMLAWLAGYVLMMRYFIPRLGKVAEAQADARSVMTGSVVDSYTNIQTVKLFSHARREATHAREGMTGFMDTVYRQMRLVTLVNVSLYVLNGMLLASATGLAIWLWLQGSISVGAVAVAVGLVLRLWGMSQWIMWEISALFENVGTVQDGINSISRPQLVKDAPDARRLEVAQGEIRFDHVRFHYGKGEGVMDDLHLHIRPGEKIGLVGRSGAGKSTLVNLLLRFYDVEGGRILIDGQNIAEVSQDSLREHIGMVTQDTSLLHRSVRDNILYGRPDATEEMMKQAARDAHSDSFIPGLSDARGRRGYDAHVGERGVKLSGGQRQRIAIARVMLKDAPILILDEATSALDSEVEAAIQENLNTLMQGKTVIAIAHRLSTIAEMDRLIVMDQGRIVEDGSHAELVSQGGLYAQLWARQSGGFIGEEC is encoded by the coding sequence ATGTTCCGCTGGTTTGAACGACGTCTAGACCCTTTCCCCGCACAGGAACCCTCCGAGCCACCCGGTACCCTGCTGGCGTTCTGTCTGCATTACACCAGGGGTTCCTGGCCATTCCTGATCATCGCCGCCCTGCTCATGGCCAGCATCGCGATCACCGAGGTCTGGCTGTTCAGTTTCCTCGGTAACATTGTCGATTGGCTGTCCAATCAGAACCGCAGCACCTTCCTGCAGAACGAAGGCTGGAAGCTTACCGGCATGTTCCTGGTGGTCATGGGGCTGCTGCCGTTGCTGATCCTGACCAACTCGCTGTTCAGCTATCAGACGCTGATGGGCAACTACCCGATGCGCATCCGCTGGCTGGTACACCGTTATCTGCTCAAGCAGTCGATGGCCTTCTATCAGGATGAGTTTGCCGGCCGTATTGCCACCAAGATGATGCAGACCGCCCTCGCCGTGCGCGAATGCGTGATCAAGCTGATCGACGTACTCAACTATGTGGTGGTGTACTTTCTCGGCACTTTGCTGGTGGTGGGTCTGGCGGACTGGCGATTGATGGGGCCCATGCTCGCCTGGCTGGCGGGCTACGTGTTGATGATGCGCTATTTCATCCCGCGGCTGGGCAAGGTCGCCGAAGCCCAGGCCGACGCCCGCTCGGTAATGACCGGCAGCGTGGTCGACAGTTACACCAACATCCAGACGGTGAAACTGTTCTCCCACGCCCGCCGCGAGGCCACCCATGCCCGTGAAGGCATGACCGGCTTCATGGACACCGTCTATCGCCAGATGCGGCTGGTCACCCTGGTCAACGTCTCGCTCTATGTGCTCAACGGCATGCTGCTGGCGAGCGCTACCGGGCTGGCGATCTGGCTGTGGTTGCAGGGCAGTATCAGCGTGGGCGCCGTGGCAGTTGCCGTGGGCCTGGTCCTGCGGCTGTGGGGCATGTCGCAGTGGATCATGTGGGAGATATCGGCGCTGTTCGAGAACGTCGGCACGGTGCAGGACGGCATCAACTCCATCTCCCGCCCGCAACTGGTCAAGGATGCGCCCGACGCGCGCCGACTGGAAGTCGCCCAGGGCGAGATCCGTTTCGATCACGTGCGCTTTCATTACGGCAAGGGTGAGGGCGTGATGGATGACCTGCACCTGCACATCCGCCCCGGCGAAAAAATCGGCCTGGTCGGCCGCTCCGGTGCTGGTAAATCCACCCTGGTGAATCTGCTGCTGCGCTTCTATGACGTCGAGGGTGGACGGATTCTCATTGACGGGCAGAATATCGCCGAGGTCAGTCAGGATTCCCTGCGCGAGCATATCGGCATGGTGACCCAGGATACCTCGCTGTTGCATCGCTCGGTCCGCGACAACATTCTCTATGGCCGTCCCGACGCGACCGAAGAAATGATGAAGCAAGCTGCACGCGACGCCCATTCGGACAGCTTCATCCCCGGACTCAGTGATGCCAGGGGCCGCCGCGGCTATGATGCTCATGTCGGCGAACGCGGCGTGAAACTCTCCGGCGGCCAGCGTCAACGCATCGCCATCGCCCGCGTCATGCTCAAGGACGCGCCCATCCTGATTCTCGACGAAGCCACCTCGGCGCTGGACTCTGAAGTCGAAGCCGCGATTCAGGAAAACCTGAACACCCTGATGCAAGGCAAAACCGTCATCGCCATCGCCCACCGCCTGTCCACCATCGCCGAAATGGACCGACTGATCGTCATGGATCAGGGACGTATCGTTGAAGATGGTAGCCACGCCGAACTGGTCAGCCAGGGCGGCCTGTATGCCCAGCTATGGGCCAGGCAGTCGGGTGGGTTTATTGGGGAGGAGTGCTGA
- a CDS encoding spermidine synthase, with protein MTDREILVDKRRDNYGTLRVTENREGYRFLYFGEQTEQSCVFITDPAWLEYDYTRAMLLGTFWCGREADMTLLGLGGGALANCLVRHFAPHTVSAVELRGEVLAMAREWLGLSDDPQLQVSIGCAEKHVAAAPASCDLLFVDLYMEGGLSRLQLQAEFFRHCQQALRPGGVLVINQWQMGDTGLPYAAPLLRDLFGDDYLQVQVEEGNIILFIPAAGDPPLTLDRSVMTDWAAALEPALGYALKPYINDLCRARDNPGPL; from the coding sequence ATGACTGATCGTGAAATCCTGGTGGACAAGCGCCGCGACAATTATGGCACGCTGCGCGTCACCGAGAATCGGGAAGGTTATCGCTTCCTCTATTTTGGCGAGCAGACCGAGCAGAGCTGTGTCTTCATAACAGACCCCGCCTGGCTGGAATATGACTACACCCGGGCCATGCTGTTGGGCACATTCTGGTGTGGCCGCGAGGCGGATATGACTCTGCTGGGCTTGGGCGGCGGGGCCTTGGCCAACTGTCTGGTACGGCATTTTGCCCCGCATACTGTGAGCGCGGTCGAGTTGCGCGGCGAGGTGTTGGCGATGGCCCGGGAATGGCTGGGTTTGTCGGATGACCCGCAGCTGCAGGTCAGCATCGGTTGTGCCGAGAAGCATGTTGCCGCAGCGCCGGCCAGCTGCGACCTGTTGTTTGTCGATCTTTATATGGAAGGCGGACTGTCGCGGCTGCAGTTGCAGGCGGAGTTTTTCCGTCATTGCCAGCAGGCGCTGCGCCCCGGCGGCGTGCTGGTGATCAACCAGTGGCAGATGGGTGATACCGGTTTGCCTTACGCTGCGCCATTGCTGAGGGACCTGTTTGGTGATGATTATCTGCAGGTACAGGTCGAAGAGGGCAATATCATCCTGTTCATTCCTGCGGCGGGCGATCCACCGCTGACGCTGGACCGGTCAGTGATGACTGACTGGGCGGCAGCGTTGGAGCCGGCGCTGGGCTATGCGCTCAAGCCATATATCAATGACCTGTGCCGTGCGAGGGACAACCCCGGTCCTCTTTGA
- a CDS encoding SprT family zinc-dependent metalloprotease: protein MNQILHRLEHCYQLAEQHFARPFERPSVTLDLRGQKAGVAYLNRNLLRFNAQMYRDNLHDFLLQTVPHEAAHLIAHALHGGRIRPHGREWQTLMTGLFGLPANRCHYYAVPQRRTTRYLYRCGCPDGIPFTPQRHALVRRGRQYQCRRCTNLLHFTGQQLTTG, encoded by the coding sequence ATGAACCAGATACTGCACCGCCTTGAACATTGCTACCAGCTCGCCGAACAGCATTTCGCCAGACCCTTCGAGCGCCCCAGCGTCACTCTCGACCTGCGCGGTCAGAAGGCCGGCGTCGCCTACCTGAACCGCAACCTGTTACGGTTCAATGCCCAGATGTACCGGGATAACCTCCATGATTTCCTGCTGCAGACCGTGCCCCACGAGGCGGCCCACCTGATAGCCCATGCCCTGCACGGCGGTCGCATCCGTCCGCATGGACGTGAATGGCAGACACTGATGACCGGCCTGTTCGGCCTGCCCGCCAACCGCTGCCATTATTACGCCGTCCCGCAACGGCGTACGACCCGCTACCTATACCGCTGCGGTTGCCCCGACGGCATCCCCTTCACGCCTCAGCGCCATGCGCTGGTGCGCCGTGGGCGCCAGTATCAGTGCCGGCGCTGCACAAACCTGCTGCACTTCACCGGACAGCAACTCACCACAGGCTGA
- a CDS encoding flavodoxin family protein has translation MPKKRLLVVAHAPSDNTQKLVDALLRGAASPDIENVDTRWVAPLQATPDDVLQADAIILGTTENLGYMSGALKDFFDRCYYPVLEEKQGLPCALYIRAGMDGTGTRRAVESIITGLRWTWARDPLVLRGEWQERFIEDAEELGLYMAAGLDSGIF, from the coding sequence ATGCCAAAAAAACGCCTGTTGGTGGTCGCCCATGCCCCATCGGACAATACGCAAAAACTGGTGGATGCCCTGCTGCGCGGGGCGGCCAGTCCCGATATCGAAAACGTTGACACCCGCTGGGTAGCTCCGCTGCAGGCCACCCCGGACGACGTATTGCAGGCTGACGCCATCATCCTCGGCACCACGGAAAATCTCGGCTACATGAGCGGCGCGCTGAAGGACTTCTTCGACCGCTGCTACTACCCGGTGCTGGAAGAAAAACAAGGTTTGCCCTGCGCGCTCTACATCCGCGCCGGCATGGACGGCACCGGCACCCGCCGCGCCGTGGAAAGCATCATCACCGGCCTGCGCTGGACCTGGGCCCGCGATCCTCTGGTACTGCGCGGCGAATGGCAGGAGCGCTTTATCGAGGATGCCGAAGAGTTGGGCCTGTACATGGCCGCGGGGCTGGATAGCGGGATATTCTGA
- a CDS encoding MFS transporter, which produces MLRIVTTISALLAGIALLLMGSGLLNTLVPLRGATEGFSDQTLGLFGSAYFAGFMLGTWLCPKLIRRMGHIRAFAFFASATAGCIILHVIHVDMLFWLLLRLVTGTVLVGVYTSIESWLNTGAPKERRARVFAVYMAVNLGALALSQQLLQMDNPLANLMFGIAGFFVIIAIMPVVATRLPQPEIVETTTLSLKALWRAAPAACAGAMLSGLAMGGFWGLGALYAGRVGMDTGQIASFMSLVIVAGALFQWPMGVLSDRIDRRLALVIVAGIAAVGGLLMALLGSSGIWLLVGAAIFGAGSFSVYPTVVAHLIDHLRKEEVLSGNAGLLMLQGVGSAIGPALAGWLMGITSMLMLPLYFAVMFAASALFSLLSWRDNHDRIVEEPAHQISMMGTSPEALEMVVDEQKPDETPVEEEMADPVNTEAGDGNFAR; this is translated from the coding sequence ATGCTGCGGATTGTGACAACCATCAGTGCGCTGTTGGCCGGTATCGCCCTGCTGTTGATGGGATCCGGCTTGCTCAATACCCTGGTGCCGCTGCGCGGCGCGACCGAAGGATTTTCCGACCAGACCCTGGGCCTGTTCGGGTCCGCCTATTTTGCCGGTTTCATGCTGGGCACCTGGTTGTGCCCCAAGCTGATCCGGCGCATGGGGCATATTCGCGCTTTCGCCTTCTTCGCCTCGGCCACGGCGGGGTGCATCATCCTGCATGTGATCCATGTCGACATGCTGTTCTGGCTGCTGCTGCGCCTGGTTACCGGTACGGTGTTGGTCGGCGTGTATACCTCGATTGAAAGCTGGCTGAACACCGGGGCGCCCAAGGAGCGTCGGGCACGGGTGTTTGCGGTGTATATGGCGGTCAATCTCGGTGCGCTGGCATTGTCTCAGCAACTGCTGCAGATGGACAATCCGCTGGCCAACCTGATGTTCGGCATAGCGGGCTTCTTCGTTATCATCGCGATCATGCCGGTGGTGGCGACACGGCTGCCGCAGCCGGAAATCGTAGAGACCACCACGCTGTCGCTCAAGGCGCTATGGCGCGCTGCACCGGCGGCCTGTGCCGGCGCGATGTTGTCGGGATTGGCAATGGGTGGTTTCTGGGGGCTGGGCGCGCTTTACGCAGGCCGTGTGGGGATGGATACCGGGCAGATCGCCAGTTTCATGTCGCTGGTGATCGTCGCCGGGGCGTTGTTTCAATGGCCGATGGGCGTTCTGTCGGATCGGATTGATCGGCGTCTGGCACTGGTGATCGTTGCCGGTATTGCCGCCGTTGGTGGCTTGCTGATGGCATTGCTGGGCAGCTCCGGTATCTGGTTATTAGTGGGCGCGGCGATATTCGGCGCAGGTTCGTTTTCGGTTTATCCGACGGTGGTGGCGCACTTGATCGACCATCTGCGCAAGGAGGAAGTGCTGTCTGGCAATGCCGGACTGCTGATGTTGCAGGGTGTCGGCTCGGCAATTGGCCCGGCCCTGGCCGGCTGGCTGATGGGCATCACCTCAATGCTGATGCTGCCACTGTACTTCGCGGTAATGTTTGCTGCCAGCGCGCTGTTCAGCCTGCTGAGCTGGCGTGATAACCATGATCGGATTGTCGAGGAACCTGCTCACCAGATCAGCATGATGGGCACCTCGCCTGAAGCACTGGAAATGGTGGTGGACGAGCAGAAACCGGACGAAACGCCGGTGGAGGAGGAAATGGCCGATCCGGTGAACACCGAAGCGGGCGATGGAAATTTCGCCCGCTGA
- a CDS encoding choice-of-anchor I family protein, with protein MNRWTLTALAAAVAVSLTGCLDSDSDNDRNHGGDNSAPVSVELSKIGSYSTGEFGKSAAEIPAFDPINQQIFMVNALSGAVDVLNAADPANLEYMTSLVASVENATVNSVSWHNGLLAVAVEAAVKTDPGSVELYDATTLQLLDSKPVGALPDMVTFTPDGKYVLVANEGEPNDDYSIDPEGSISVIEIQADANRFGAVRTAGFASFNDKRQELLDAGVRIYGPSDNSLTYSHNNIASVARDVEPEYITVSADSSTAWVSLQENNAFAKLDIANATVTDILPLGFKDYDKEGNGIDASDDEGDLIRIEPRPGVVGMYHPDAISSYNVDGKTYIVSANEGDARAWGEDDDGYWAGDASKGFVEEFRVKHLVHTDGFGRRADDDLPPQLAALAGGALLNPEIFSYCGATAADPGDCREDEELGRLNISWVNGYRQNTDGSPMLFDASGTANPAGNLLMYDELYSYGARSFSIWDENGKQVWDSGDFFEQFLANQTEHDCQLRAARDIPCDLYFNTGHDEVGTLDSRSDAKGPEPEGITLGRIGEQTFAFIGLERMGGVMVFDITDPFAPQFQDYLNTREDWKADLEESPELLEQTGDLGPEGLAFVSAEQSPNGEPLLIVGNEVSGTTAIYQVDRK; from the coding sequence ATGAATAGATGGACTTTGACTGCACTCGCTGCAGCCGTTGCGGTAAGCCTCACTGGCTGTCTGGACAGTGACAGCGATAATGACCGCAACCATGGTGGCGACAACAGCGCACCGGTCAGCGTCGAGCTGAGCAAAATTGGCAGCTACTCCACTGGCGAGTTCGGCAAGAGCGCGGCAGAAATCCCCGCCTTCGACCCGATCAACCAGCAGATATTCATGGTCAACGCTCTCTCCGGCGCCGTTGATGTGTTGAATGCCGCCGACCCAGCCAACCTGGAGTACATGACCTCCCTGGTAGCCAGCGTCGAGAACGCCACCGTCAACAGCGTATCCTGGCACAACGGCCTGCTCGCCGTGGCCGTCGAAGCCGCGGTCAAGACCGACCCGGGCTCCGTAGAGCTGTATGACGCCACCACGCTCCAGCTGCTGGACAGCAAACCGGTCGGCGCCCTGCCCGACATGGTCACTTTCACGCCTGATGGCAAATACGTCCTGGTCGCCAATGAAGGCGAACCGAATGACGACTATTCAATCGATCCCGAAGGCTCGATCAGCGTCATCGAAATCCAGGCGGATGCCAACCGCTTCGGTGCCGTCCGCACCGCTGGCTTTGCCAGTTTCAATGACAAAAGACAGGAGCTGCTCGACGCAGGCGTACGCATCTACGGGCCGTCCGATAACAGCCTGACCTATAGCCACAACAACATCGCCAGCGTCGCGCGCGATGTGGAGCCGGAATACATCACCGTATCCGCCGACAGCAGCACCGCCTGGGTTTCCCTGCAGGAAAACAACGCCTTCGCCAAGTTGGATATCGCCAACGCGACCGTCACCGACATCCTGCCACTGGGCTTCAAAGACTATGACAAGGAAGGCAACGGCATCGACGCCAGCGATGATGAAGGCGATCTGATTCGTATCGAGCCACGGCCCGGCGTGGTCGGCATGTATCACCCTGACGCCATCAGCAGCTACAACGTCGACGGCAAGACCTATATCGTCTCGGCCAACGAAGGCGACGCCCGCGCCTGGGGCGAAGATGATGATGGCTACTGGGCAGGTGATGCCAGTAAAGGCTTTGTCGAAGAGTTCCGCGTCAAGCACCTGGTGCACACCGACGGCTTCGGTCGCCGCGCCGATGACGACCTGCCGCCGCAACTAGCCGCACTGGCTGGCGGCGCCCTGCTCAACCCCGAGATCTTCAGCTACTGTGGCGCCACCGCTGCCGACCCCGGCGATTGCCGTGAAGATGAGGAGCTGGGCCGGTTGAATATCAGCTGGGTGAACGGCTATCGCCAGAATACCGATGGCAGCCCCATGCTGTTCGACGCCAGCGGCACAGCCAACCCCGCCGGCAACCTGCTGATGTACGACGAACTGTATTCCTATGGCGCCCGCTCCTTCTCGATCTGGGATGAGAACGGCAAGCAGGTGTGGGATTCCGGCGACTTCTTCGAGCAGTTCCTGGCCAACCAGACCGAGCATGATTGTCAGCTGCGCGCCGCCCGGGACATTCCCTGCGACCTGTATTTCAATACCGGTCACGATGAGGTCGGCACCCTCGACAGCCGCAGCGATGCCAAGGGCCCCGAGCCGGAGGGCATCACCCTGGGCCGCATTGGCGAGCAGACCTTCGCCTTTATCGGCCTGGAGCGCATGGGTGGCGTGATGGTATTCGACATCACTGATCCCTTCGCACCGCAGTTCCAGGACTATCTGAATACCCGTGAAGACTGGAAAGCAGACCTGGAAGAATCGCCCGAGCTACTGGAGCAGACCGGTGACCTGGGGCCGGAAGGCCTGGCATTCGTCTCCGCCGAGCAGTCACCCAACGGCGAACCGCTGCTGATTGTCGGCAACGAAGTCAGCGGCACCACGGCGATCTATCAGGTCGACCGCAAGTAA
- a CDS encoding DNA-J related domain-containing protein: MIKPTAQDLLPTGFDNCVLQLLEANPEGVSEFVLIRHLADVFPESVFAVPGVLRDPLQMFQAHFLLFHSLYRLSDVLAVSQQELSINVLRIALGSRRACHPGVEINDSIRTYYLDWDQWLETSAGDVERLLDQFWQGRRAPVTEREVIWAREFFGLTALDDGGSVKPRYRRLMMRHHPDRGGSTEQGREINKAYLILNRYYQLE; the protein is encoded by the coding sequence ATGATCAAACCAACAGCGCAGGACCTGTTACCGACAGGCTTTGATAATTGCGTACTACAGTTGCTTGAAGCGAACCCGGAGGGTGTGAGCGAGTTCGTATTGATCAGGCATCTGGCTGATGTCTTCCCTGAGTCCGTGTTTGCTGTGCCGGGAGTATTGCGTGATCCGTTGCAGATGTTTCAGGCGCATTTTCTGCTGTTTCATTCCTTGTATCGGTTGTCGGATGTGCTGGCCGTGTCGCAGCAGGAACTGTCGATCAATGTGTTGCGCATTGCGCTGGGCTCCCGACGTGCCTGTCATCCAGGCGTGGAGATCAATGATTCGATTCGGACTTATTACCTTGATTGGGACCAGTGGCTGGAAACCAGCGCCGGGGATGTGGAGCGCCTGCTGGATCAGTTCTGGCAGGGGCGGCGGGCGCCGGTAACGGAGCGGGAAGTGATCTGGGCGAGGGAGTTTTTCGGACTGACTGCGCTGGACGATGGTGGGTCGGTAAAGCCTCGTTATCGCCGTTTGATGATGCGACATCACCCGGACCGTGGCGGCAGTACCGAGCAGGGCCGTGAAATCAATAAGGCTTACTTAATTCTTAATCGCTATTACCAGTTGGAGTGA
- a CDS encoding Yip1 family protein: MIQNVVGLFTNPDRAWRTIKGQETVIGPLYLVHVLALAAIPAVSAYIGTTQMGWTIGTLEPVKLTQASALQMTVLTWLAMLAGVAVMGAFIHWMSRTYDSSPTLSDCVVFAAYTATPLFVAGLAALYPNLWLAMIVGTAAICYTAYLLYQGIPIFMGISQEEGFLFSSSILAVGLVVLVGMMATAVIFWGLGIGPIYLR, translated from the coding sequence ATGATCCAAAATGTCGTAGGGCTGTTCACCAATCCCGACCGGGCCTGGCGCACTATCAAGGGCCAGGAGACCGTTATCGGGCCCCTCTATCTGGTTCACGTATTGGCACTCGCCGCCATCCCCGCTGTTTCCGCTTATATAGGCACTACCCAGATGGGCTGGACAATCGGCACCCTGGAACCCGTCAAGCTTACCCAGGCCAGCGCATTACAGATGACTGTTCTCACCTGGCTGGCGATGCTTGCTGGTGTCGCGGTGATGGGCGCGTTCATCCATTGGATGTCGCGTACGTATGACTCCAGCCCGACGCTGAGTGACTGCGTCGTTTTTGCCGCCTATACGGCAACCCCCTTGTTTGTGGCAGGTCTGGCCGCGCTCTATCCCAACCTGTGGCTGGCGATGATCGTCGGGACCGCGGCTATCTGTTATACGGCGTATCTGCTGTACCAGGGTATTCCGATATTCATGGGTATTTCCCAGGAGGAGGGCTTCCTGTTCTCCAGTTCGATTCTGGCTGTAGGCCTGGTGGTGCTGGTGGGCATGATGGCCACTGCGGTAATTTTCTGGGGGTTGGGCATCGGCCCTATTTATCTGCGTTGA
- the ttcA gene encoding tRNA 2-thiocytidine(32) synthetase TtcA, which yields MSSLSVNQNKLQKRLRRLTAEAVTDYNMIEEGDKIMVCLSGGKDSYTMLDMLLHLQKVAPINFELVAVNLDQKQPGFPEVVLPAYLDELGIAYHILERDTYSMVMEKVPEGKTTCSLCSRLRRGNLYTFADEIGATKMALGHHRDDIVETFFLNMFYGGNLKAMPPKLRSDDGRNVVIRPLAYCSEKDIETYSQLREFPIIPCNLCGSQENLQRKVVKDMLQTWDRETPGRVDNIFRSLRHVQPSQLADAKLFDFASLTVDTSAAPRFVDVMNL from the coding sequence ATGTCCAGTCTGAGTGTCAACCAGAACAAGTTGCAGAAGCGTCTGCGGCGTTTGACTGCCGAAGCGGTCACCGATTACAACATGATCGAGGAAGGTGACAAGATCATGGTGTGCCTCTCGGGTGGCAAGGACAGTTACACCATGCTGGACATGCTGCTGCATCTGCAGAAAGTCGCGCCGATCAATTTTGAACTGGTCGCGGTGAACCTGGACCAGAAACAGCCGGGCTTCCCCGAGGTAGTGCTGCCCGCCTACCTGGATGAACTGGGCATTGCATATCATATCCTCGAGCGGGACACTTACTCGATGGTCATGGAAAAAGTGCCGGAGGGCAAGACCACCTGCTCGCTGTGCTCACGCCTGCGCCGGGGCAATCTGTACACCTTTGCTGACGAGATTGGCGCAACCAAGATGGCGCTGGGGCACCACCGTGACGATATTGTCGAGACCTTCTTCCTGAACATGTTCTACGGCGGCAATCTCAAGGCCATGCCGCCAAAACTACGTTCGGACGATGGTCGCAATGTGGTGATTCGGCCGCTGGCCTATTGCAGCGAAAAGGATATCGAAACCTATTCCCAGCTGCGCGAATTCCCGATCATCCCGTGCAATCTGTGTGGCTCACAGGAAAACCTGCAGCGTAAGGTGGTCAAGGACATGCTGCAGACCTGGGATCGGGAAACCCCTGGCCGGGTAGACAATATCTTCCGCTCGCTGCGGCACGTGCAACCATCGCAACTGGCCGATGCCAAACTGTTTGACTTCGCCAGCCTGACGGTGGATACCAGCGCGGCCCCGCGTT